One window of Bacteroidota bacterium genomic DNA carries:
- a CDS encoding sugar transferase: MKRIFDIFFSGIFILFVWPFYVIVAIIIKAGDGGPVFYKAPRVGKNGVLFRMYKFRTMVVNADKIGASSTTTSDPRITRIGHFLRKYKLDEMPQLFNVFLGQMSVVGPRPDLKAFTDLFTEEEKVILSVKPGITDWASVWNSDEGKILEGAEDPDKAYMELIWPEKKRLQIKYVREQSFGRDLKIIFLTLLAIFKK, from the coding sequence ATGAAACGCATATTCGACATCTTCTTTAGTGGTATTTTCATTTTATTTGTGTGGCCTTTTTATGTTATCGTAGCTATCATTATCAAAGCCGGCGACGGTGGCCCTGTTTTTTATAAAGCTCCCCGCGTAGGCAAGAATGGCGTGCTTTTCAGGATGTATAAGTTTCGCACCATGGTTGTAAATGCCGATAAAATAGGTGCGTCTTCTACAACAACAAGCGATCCGCGCATCACGCGCATAGGGCATTTTCTGCGTAAATACAAATTGGATGAAATGCCGCAGCTCTTCAATGTGTTCCTGGGTCAGATGAGTGTTGTTGGACCACGCCCCGATTTGAAAGCATTCACGGATCTGTTTACCGAAGAAGAAAAAGTGATTTTATCTGTTAAGCCGGGAATAACAGATTGGGCTTCGGTATGGAATTCAGACGAAGGTAAAATACTGGAAGGTGCCGAAGATCCCGATAAAGCGTATATGGAACTCATATGGCCTGAGAAGAAGCGCCTGCAAATCAAGTATGTACGTGAGCAATCCTTTGGCAGAGATTTAAAGATTATTTTCTTAACTTTGCTCGCCATTTTCAAAAAGTAA
- a CDS encoding thiamine pyrophosphate-dependent dehydrogenase E1 component subunit alpha has translation MEYTKDFLTGLYRMMLRIRLAEESLVDPIKSGAIRCPVHLYSGQEAIATGIGAMLEKKDYIFGNHRSHGHYLAKGGDMGAMIAEIYGMESGCSHGRGGSMHLIDPENGVLGIVPIVAGTISLALGASLASSIRNDQRVTFSFFGDGATGEGVLYESLNFASLKKLPIIFACENNFYSTHLPIREIRVKNSIADVGMPFGVDYYQADGNDVLAVVEVVEKAIANAREGNGPAFIEFFTYRLRGHVGPDDNIQGSHTDIRPKEEVEAWIKKDPIIRFEKHLLQENILTEVEIKTIHASVEEEVRKANEFALASVKPPKEEVCRYVFR, from the coding sequence ATGGAATATACTAAAGATTTTTTGACCGGGCTGTACCGGATGATGCTGCGGATAAGGCTGGCAGAAGAAAGTCTGGTCGACCCCATCAAAAGCGGCGCTATACGCTGTCCTGTGCATCTGTATTCAGGTCAGGAAGCCATCGCCACCGGTATAGGTGCTATGCTCGAAAAGAAAGATTATATTTTTGGGAATCATAGATCGCATGGGCATTATCTCGCAAAGGGCGGCGACATGGGCGCCATGATTGCTGAAATCTATGGCATGGAAAGTGGCTGCTCACACGGACGCGGCGGTTCCATGCATCTTATAGACCCTGAAAATGGCGTACTCGGCATTGTCCCTATTGTGGCAGGAACCATTTCACTGGCTTTGGGTGCATCACTTGCATCATCAATCAGGAACGACCAGCGTGTTACATTTAGCTTTTTTGGTGATGGCGCTACCGGTGAAGGAGTGCTGTATGAGTCTTTGAACTTCGCATCACTGAAAAAGCTGCCCATTATTTTTGCATGTGAGAATAATTTTTATTCAACACATCTTCCTATTCGTGAGATTCGTGTCAAGAACAGCATTGCTGATGTAGGCATGCCTTTCGGCGTTGATTATTATCAGGCTGATGGCAACGATGTATTGGCTGTAGTTGAGGTTGTTGAAAAAGCAATAGCCAATGCCCGCGAAGGAAACGGTCCTGCCTTCATCGAGTTCTTTACGTACCGCTTGCGCGGACATGTAGGCCCCGACGATAATATTCAGGGTTCACATACAGATATACGCCCGAAAGAAGAAGTGGAAGCGTGGATTAAAAAAGATCCGATTATTAGATTCGAAAAGCATTTGCTACAGGAAAATATACTTACAGAAGTTGAAATTAAAACTATTCATGCTTCTGTTGAAGAAGAGGTGAGAAAAGCAAATGAATTTGCACTCGCATCCGTTAAACCCCCTAAAGAAGAGGTGTGCCGCTATGTGTTCAGATAA
- a CDS encoding pyruvate dehydrogenase complex E1 component subunit beta, with protein MCSDKRKLNFGAAINEAIRQMMSADESVVLIGQGVKSPWYVGNTCNDLVELFGEERVIDTPVSENAMTGAAVGAAIAGMRPVVVHPRVDFVLYALDPIINQAANWHYMNGGRSSVPVVFWLIVNRGGEQAAQHSQALHSLFAHIPGLKVVTPATPYDAKGLLIAAIKDPNPVVFIDDRWLYGQTDEVPEDAYEVPIGKGIIRKEGKDITIVSWSHMTIEARKAVDELTNRGIDAELIDLRTIKPYDEEMILTSVKKTGKLVIADGAWKTGGFSAEIAAIVAEKAFASLKAPIMRVNLPDAPAPASSTLENAYYPKKEDIIVAVKTSMTAL; from the coding sequence ATGTGTTCAGATAAAAGGAAACTTAATTTTGGTGCGGCCATCAATGAGGCCATCAGGCAAATGATGTCTGCCGACGAGTCGGTTGTGCTTATAGGCCAGGGCGTGAAAAGCCCGTGGTACGTTGGGAATACTTGCAATGACCTTGTGGAACTCTTTGGTGAAGAACGCGTGATTGACACACCCGTATCTGAAAATGCCATGACAGGCGCTGCTGTCGGTGCCGCAATCGCCGGAATGAGACCTGTTGTTGTACATCCGCGTGTCGACTTTGTTCTGTATGCGCTCGACCCTATTATCAATCAGGCTGCCAACTGGCACTACATGAACGGCGGACGCTCATCGGTTCCTGTTGTATTCTGGCTCATAGTAAATCGTGGTGGCGAACAGGCAGCTCAGCACTCACAGGCATTACACTCACTTTTTGCTCATATTCCCGGTTTAAAAGTTGTTACACCGGCTACACCATATGATGCAAAAGGTTTGCTGATAGCGGCCATCAAAGATCCTAACCCGGTTGTGTTTATCGACGACCGCTGGCTTTACGGACAAACCGATGAAGTTCCTGAAGATGCATATGAAGTACCTATAGGCAAAGGAATTATTCGCAAAGAAGGCAAAGATATAACCATTGTTTCATGGTCGCATATGACTATTGAAGCGCGCAAAGCCGTCGACGAACTGACAAATAGGGGCATCGACGCTGAACTTATTGATTTGCGTACCATCAAGCCTTACGATGAAGAAATGATATTAACTTCCGTAAAGAAAACCGGGAAACTGGTGATTGCAGACGGAGCATGGAAAACCGGTGGATTCAGCGCTGAAATAGCAGCCATCGTAGCCGAAAAAGCTTTCGCATCGCTTAAAGCACCCATCATGCGTGTGAACCTTCCTGATGCTCCTGCACCTGCGTCATCAACACTTGAAAATGCTTATTATCCAAAGAAAGAAGACATCATTGTTGCTGTAAAGACATCAATGACTGCATTATAA
- the dinD gene encoding DNA damage-inducible protein D: MKKELIIELLQKFEQAAYGFNDIECWSARELQTILGYTQWRNFVNIIDKAKDACKTASIAVSDHFADISKTIEMPNGAEKKIDDFALTRYACYLIAQNGDPTKSEIAFAQTYFAVQTRKQEIIEQRLLDVARVNAREKLTKSEKKLSSVSYERGVDDKGFAMIRSLGDKALFGGFTTNDMKRKLMVPDNRPLADFLPTLTIKAKDFATELTSHNVVEKDLKGHKKICTEHVENNSAVRKMLIERGVQPEKLPPSEDVKKVKRRLESEEKKVSRTTKKLNRI, translated from the coding sequence ATGAAAAAGGAACTTATCATTGAGCTGCTTCAAAAATTTGAACAGGCAGCTTACGGATTCAACGACATCGAATGTTGGAGTGCTCGAGAACTGCAAACCATTCTCGGCTATACCCAATGGCGCAATTTTGTCAATATTATTGACAAAGCGAAGGATGCATGCAAAACCGCGTCTATTGCGGTTTCCGATCATTTTGCTGATATCAGCAAAACGATAGAGATGCCTAATGGCGCGGAAAAGAAGATAGACGATTTCGCTTTAACGCGCTACGCCTGCTATTTGATAGCTCAAAATGGTGATCCGACCAAAAGCGAAATAGCGTTTGCACAAACGTATTTTGCCGTTCAAACCCGGAAACAGGAAATTATTGAACAGCGATTACTGGATGTTGCCCGTGTGAATGCCCGGGAAAAACTTACCAAATCTGAAAAGAAACTCTCAAGTGTCAGTTACGAACGTGGAGTTGATGATAAAGGATTTGCCATGATCAGGAGCTTAGGCGACAAAGCGTTGTTCGGAGGATTCACTACCAATGATATGAAACGCAAGCTTATGGTGCCTGACAACAGGCCACTGGCTGATTTTTTGCCAACACTTACAATAAAAGCAAAAGATTTTGCAACGGAACTTACGAGTCATAATGTGGTCGAAAAGGATTTAAAGGGTCATAAGAAGATTTGCACTGAACATGTTGAGAATAATTCAGCAGTACGCAAAATGCTTATAGAGCGTGGCGTTCAGCCTGAGAAACTTCCACCTTCAGAAGATGTGAAGAAAGTAAAACGGCGCTTGGAAAGTGAAGAAAAGAAAGTAAGCCGAACTACAAAGAAATTGAACCGTATTTGA
- a CDS encoding DegT/DnrJ/EryC1/StrS family aminotransferase, which translates to MEKRKVRFVEPAKLYKTIKRELDAAYFDVMETGELIDRHHLRNFEENLAKFAGTKYAVGLNSGYDSLHMSLRAAGIGPGDEVIVPAHTFVATTSAVVNVGATPVLVDVTSDFNIDVTKIEEVITPRTKGIIPVHLSGWMADMPAIMKIAEKHGLAVVEDACQSLGSTINGKGAGAWGLTGCFSFYPFKILGGYGDGGAITTNDENVAAFARRMRFNGEDRQSGEYHGHGFTCLLDNLQAAFLDVKLAHLPEWIVKRKEIAEKYRMALCDLPDLMLPHYERQGFDHVYQNYTLRAKQGNDFSEYLKEHGVEVLTQFRKPYYKHEALKLVDRGFPETEALSREVCSLPMNVEIDDDEIDYVINVVRSFYGK; encoded by the coding sequence ATGGAGAAAAGAAAAGTGAGGTTCGTGGAACCTGCGAAATTGTACAAGACAATAAAAAGAGAGCTTGATGCTGCTTATTTTGATGTGATGGAAACCGGAGAACTTATTGACCGCCATCATTTGCGGAACTTTGAAGAGAATCTGGCAAAGTTTGCAGGAACAAAATATGCGGTTGGACTGAACAGCGGTTATGATTCGCTGCATATGTCGCTGCGTGCTGCCGGAATAGGCCCGGGCGATGAAGTAATTGTGCCGGCACATACTTTTGTGGCAACAACATCTGCGGTGGTTAATGTGGGTGCAACACCTGTCCTGGTAGATGTTACGAGCGATTTTAATATTGATGTTACGAAGATAGAAGAGGTGATTACACCGCGCACCAAAGGCATCATTCCGGTACACTTGAGTGGCTGGATGGCCGATATGCCGGCAATTATGAAAATCGCTGAAAAGCATGGCCTGGCTGTTGTTGAAGATGCCTGCCAGAGCCTTGGTTCTACCATTAATGGGAAAGGTGCAGGCGCCTGGGGTCTTACGGGATGCTTCAGCTTTTATCCGTTCAAAATTCTGGGTGGCTACGGTGACGGCGGTGCCATCACAACCAATGACGAAAATGTTGCGGCCTTTGCGCGTCGCATGCGGTTTAACGGCGAAGACAGGCAGAGCGGCGAATACCACGGACACGGTTTTACCTGTCTGCTGGATAACTTACAAGCTGCTTTTCTGGACGTGAAACTGGCTCATCTTCCTGAATGGATTGTAAAAAGAAAAGAGATTGCCGAGAAGTACCGTATGGCACTCTGTGACCTGCCTGATTTGATGTTGCCGCATTATGAGCGTCAGGGCTTTGATCATGTATATCAGAACTACACACTGCGCGCAAAGCAGGGCAATGATTTCAGTGAATATCTGAAAGAGCATGGTGTTGAAGTGCTCACTCAATTCCGCAAACCATATTACAAACATGAGGCGTTAAAGCTTGTTGACCGCGGTTTCCCGGAAACGGAAGCATTGAGTCGAGAAGTGTGCTCGCTGCCTATGAATGTAGAAATAGATGATGACGAGATAGATTATGTCATCAACGTTGTTCGTTCTTTTTACGGAAAATAA
- a CDS encoding aminotransferase class I/II-fold pyridoxal phosphate-dependent enzyme: MKQLSRITEMFTESVIREMTRISDSMGGYNLSQGFPDFDSPEAIKTAAIAAINSNHNQYPVTFGEPELRQAISEKAKWYNNIECDPATEITVTCGATEAMMSTLRAIINPGDEIIIFEPFYENYGPDCILSGAIPKYVALNPPEWNFDREKLAAVFNEKTKAIIINTPNNPTGKVFSHDELRFIADLCIQWDTYAITDEIYEHILYDGAKHISLASLDGMKDRTITINSVSKTYSVTGWRVGWAIAAATITSRIRKVHDFLTVGAPTPFQHAAVVALSFPPEYYEGLRKKYEEARAVVFETLTKCGFRPFLPKGAYYIIADVSELFDKLGATDDFDFSTKLIQKTQVATVPGFSFYAERGQVTKQVRFAFCKKNETLDAVQHLLLRLI, encoded by the coding sequence ATGAAGCAATTATCACGCATCACAGAGATGTTCACAGAGTCGGTTATTCGTGAGATGACGCGTATTTCCGACAGTATGGGTGGCTATAACCTGTCACAAGGGTTTCCTGATTTTGATTCGCCTGAAGCTATTAAAACCGCTGCTATTGCTGCCATCAACAGCAATCACAATCAATATCCCGTTACTTTTGGTGAGCCTGAATTAAGGCAAGCTATCAGTGAAAAAGCCAAATGGTATAATAATATCGAATGCGATCCTGCAACTGAGATTACGGTTACTTGCGGGGCCACGGAGGCAATGATGTCAACCCTTCGTGCAATTATCAATCCGGGCGATGAAATTATTATTTTTGAACCTTTTTATGAAAATTATGGTCCCGACTGTATTCTGTCCGGTGCCATTCCGAAATATGTTGCGCTTAACCCTCCCGAATGGAATTTTGATCGTGAAAAACTGGCTGCTGTCTTTAATGAAAAAACCAAGGCCATCATTATCAATACGCCCAATAACCCTACCGGAAAGGTTTTTAGTCATGACGAACTCCGGTTCATTGCCGACCTTTGCATTCAGTGGGATACCTATGCTATCACCGATGAGATTTATGAGCACATACTCTACGATGGCGCAAAACACATTTCACTCGCTTCGCTTGACGGAATGAAAGACCGCACCATTACCATAAATTCTGTTTCAAAAACTTATTCTGTAACCGGATGGCGCGTTGGATGGGCTATTGCTGCTGCAACCATTACTTCGCGTATTCGTAAAGTTCATGATTTTTTAACGGTTGGAGCACCAACTCCATTCCAGCACGCTGCGGTTGTTGCCTTATCTTTTCCGCCAGAGTATTACGAAGGGCTTCGGAAAAAGTATGAGGAGGCGCGCGCAGTCGTTTTTGAAACACTTACCAAATGCGGTTTTCGTCCGTTTCTGCCCAAAGGAGCTTATTATATTATTGCTGACGTAAGCGAACTATTTGATAAACTCGGTGCTACCGATGATTTTGATTTCAGCACGAAATTGATACAGAAAACGCAGGTGGCAACTGTTCCGGGCTTTTCATTTTACGCCGAACGCGGGCAGGTAACTAAACAGGTTCGCTTTGCGTTCTGTAAAAAGAACGAAACACTTGATGCCGTGCAACATTTGTTACTTAGGCTAATATAA